In Musa acuminata AAA Group cultivar baxijiao chromosome BXJ2-10, Cavendish_Baxijiao_AAA, whole genome shotgun sequence, a genomic segment contains:
- the LOC103968609 gene encoding probable calcium-binding protein CML46, with amino-acid sequence MEKLVSLAEPVGFLFLQTLLSYIIMTLLKSSPTSLSFLRSCVEFCTCLSMAHDETPAKNTRSRPRGDAQLGREDVEMVMDVMGLRCSRDGEPLREVSPDELSSLFEEKEPSLEEVKETFRVFDQNGDGFIDALELQRVLTGLGFVEGLEMDACGRMIELYDENHDGKIDFVEFVRLMEISFC; translated from the coding sequence ATGGAGAAGCTGGTCTCTCTGGCAGAACCAGTCGGCTTCCTCTTCCTTCAAACACTACTCAGCTATATCATCATGACACTCCTCAAGTCCTCCCCGACATCCCTGTCCTTCCTCCGCTCCTGCGTCGAGTTCTGCACATGCTTGTCGATGGCCCACGACGAAACACCGGCCAAGAATACAAGAAGCCGGCCGAGAGGCGATGCCCAGCTCGGTAGGGAAGACGTGGAGATGGTCATGGACGTCATGGGCCTGCGCTGTAGCCGCGACGGTGAGCCACTCAGGGAGGTCAGCCCCGATGAGCTCTCGAGCTTGTTTGAGGAGAAGGAGCCGAGTCTGGAGGAAGTGAAAGAGACGTTCCGTGTCTTCGACCAGAACGGTGATGGATTCATCGATGCACTCGAGCTGCAGAGAGTGCTCACCGGGCTCGGCTTCGTGGAAGGGTTGGAAATGGATGCCTGCGGAAGGATGATCGAACTGTACGATGAAAACCACGATGGGAAGATCGACTTTGTTGAGTTCGTGAGGTTGATGGAGATCAGTTTTTGCTAA
- the LOC135625039 gene encoding cyclic dof factor 1-like, translating into MSENGDAAIKLFGKTIPLRPSSSGGHDEKDHQEGEGALKSRNQDHESSDSQEKNEPATSTSDLRTPATADPEDVSTKNSIHKEEEEDDEESQRSVKKPDKTLPCPRCKSLDTKFCYYNNYSVNQPRYLCRNCQRYWTAGGTMRNVPVGAGRRKNKNSCHIRRIALSESAIRALQSDARYPQSTVLNFDSMASALVLPENTVSCNRNGIHGEMAPPPSTMNNGDEKSSRPSDTLNAKGSQNYQRTIAPIPCFSGSPWRYPWNPALPFCASSLPVPFYPAAAYWSGPWLSPAPSSSPDGCLPRSGSSTPTLGKHSRDDTCILIPKTPRIDDPEEAAKSSLWTMVGISNGELLKAFQPKREIKNQVPTLLHVNPAALCRSLNFQEAS; encoded by the exons ATGTCGGAGAACGGAGATGCTGCGATCAAGCTCTTTGGCAAGACGATCCCTCTGAGGCCAAGCAGCAGCGGCGGCCATGATGAGAAG GATCATCAAGAGGGCGAAGGAGCTCTgaaatcaaggaatcaagatcatgaatcatCAGACTCACAAGAGAAGAACGAGCCTGCCACATCCACGAGCGATCTCCGTACTCCAGCTACGGCCGATCCAGAGGACGTCTCGACGAAGAACTCAATtcacaaagaagaggaagaagacgacgaaGAATCGCAGAGAAGCGTGAAGAAGCCCGACAAGACACTCCCTTGCCCTCGGTGCAAAAGCCTcgacaccaagttctgctactacaacaactacagcgTCAATCAGCCACGATACCTCTGCAGGAACTGCCAACGGTACTGGACCGCCGGCGGCACCATGAGGAACGTCCCCGTCGGAGCTGGTCGACGCAAAAACAAGAACTCATGCCATATTCGACGCATCGCTTTATCGGAGTCTGCCATCCGAGCTCTTCAATCTGATGCCCGTTACCCACAGAGCACCGTACTCAACTTTGATTCGATGGCCTCTGCACTGGTCTTACCAGAAAACACCGTGAGCTGCAACAGAAATGGAATCCACGGGGAGATGGCACCACCACCTTCTACCATGAACAATGGTGATGAGAAGTCGAGTAGGCCTTCAGATACTCTAAATGCAAAGGGCAGTCAGAATTATCAGAGGACAATTGCTCCAATTCCATGTTTCAGTGGTTCTCCCTGGCGATATCCTTGGAACCCAGCACTTCCTTTTTGTGCTTCCAGCCTTCCAGTTCCCTTCTACCCTGCTGCAGCTTACTGGAGTGGTCCATGGCTATCTCCTGCACCTTCCTCTTCTCCAGATGGTTGTCTCCCAAGATCAGGATCCAGTACTCCCACCCTGGGCAAGCACTCGAGGGATGACACATGCATTTTGATTCCGAAAACACCCAGGATTGATGACCCTGAAGAAGCTGCAAAGAGCTCTTTATGGACAATGGTTGGCATCAGTAATGGAGAGCTACTGAAGGCCTTCCAGCCGAAGAGAGAGATCAAGAATCAGGTACCAACACTGCTGCATGTCAACCCGGCGGCACTTTGTCGATCTCTGAACTTCCAGGAGGCCTCGTAG